From a single Camarhynchus parvulus chromosome 6, STF_HiC, whole genome shotgun sequence genomic region:
- the RASGEF1A gene encoding ras-GEF domain-containing family member 1A isoform X2, protein MAEPLCKAAIKKCKETMPQTPIFSSMLGSSCSGQVQPDMGERCVDPVYQDGNLVSGSLEALIERLVPTMDYYPDRTYIFTFLLSSRVFIHPHELLAKVGQICIKQKQQLEVGTEAEKAKLKSFAAKIIQLLKEWTETFPYDFQDEKSMKELKEIAHRITQCDEENGTVKKIISQMTQNLLMALSARSQYQEIREKFRQPVTDKGTILKTKPQSTQKDILSVCCDPLILAQQLTYIELERVSNIYPEDLMQIVSHMDSLDNHKCRSDVTKTYNLEAYDNWFNCLSMLVATEICRVVKKKQRTRMVEFFIDVARECFNIGNFNSMMAIISGMNLSPVARLKKTWSKVKTAKFDVLEHHMDPSSNFCNYRTALQGAAQRSQGAHSSREKIVIPVFNLFIKDIYFLHKIHTNRLPNGQINFKKFWEISRQIHDFLTWKQVECPFEKDKKIQTYLLTAPIYSEEALFIASFESEGPENHMEKDSWKTLRTTLLNRA, encoded by the exons GAAACTATGCCCCAGACGCCAATATTTTCCAGCATGCTTGGTTCCAGTTGTAGTGGGCAAGTGCAGCCAGACATGGGAGAGAGATGTGTGGACCCTGTTTACCAGGATGGGAACCTTGTTTCTGGATCACTGGAGGCCTTGATAGAGCGCCTGGTGCCCACCATGGACTATTACCCAGAT AGAACTTACATCTTCACTTTCCTACTAAGCTCACGAGTCTTCATTCACCCACACGAGCTCCTGGCTAAAGTGGGGCAGATCTGCAttaaacagaagcagcagctggaagtgggGACTGAGGCAGAAAAG GCAAAACTAAAATCCTTCGCTGCCAAAATCATTCAGCTCCTGAAGGAATGGACTGAAACTTTCCCCTATGATTTCCAAGATGAAAAATCCATGAAAGAGTTGAAGGAGATTGCTCACAGGATCACACAATGTGATGAG GAAAATGGAACAGTGAAAAAGATCATTAGCCAGATGACACAGAATCTCCTGATGGCCCTTTCTGCACGGAGCCAGTACCAGGAAATCAGAGAGAAATTCCGGCAGCCTGTCACTGACAAGGGCACCATCCTCAAAACCAAGCCCCAGTCAACCCAGAAGGACATCCTGAGTGTGTGCTGTGACCCTCTgatcctggcacagcagctgacCTACATCGAGCTG GAAAGGGTGAGCAACATTTATCCAGAGGATCTGATGCAGATTGTCAGCCACATGGACTCCCTGGATAATCACAAG TGCCGAAGTGATGTGACCAAAACCTATAATTTGGAGGCCTATGACAATTGGTTCAATTGTCTCAGCATGCTGGTGGCTACAGAGATTTGTCGG GTTGTAAAGAAAAAGCAGCGTACAAGAATGGTGGAATTTTTCATTGATGTGGCAAGAGAATGCTTCAACATTGGAAACTTCAACTCCATGATGGCTATTATCT CTGGCATGAACCTGAGCCCTGTGGCACGGTTAAAGAAAACCTGGTCCAAGGTCAAAACAGCCAAATTTGATGTTTTAGAG CACCACATGGACCCATCCAGCAACTTCTGCAACTACCGCACGGCGCTGCAGGGCGCGGCGCAGCGCTCGCAGGGCGCCCACAGCAGCCGCGAGAAGATCGTCATCCCCGTCTTCAACCTCTTCATCAAGGACATCTACTTCCTGCACAAGATCCACACCAACCGCCTGCCCAACGGGCAGATCAACTTCAAG AAGTTCTGGGAAATTTCAAGACAGATTCATGATTTCCTGACATGGAAGCAGGTTGAGTGTCCTTttgaaaaagacaagaaaatccAGACCTATCTACTCACAGCACCTATTTATAGTGAAGAAG ctctgttcaTTGCATCCTTTGAAAGTGAAGGTCCAGAAAACCACATGGAAAAAGACAGCTGGAAAACACTCAG gACAACTCTGCTTAATAGAGCCTGA
- the RASGEF1A gene encoding ras-GEF domain-containing family member 1A isoform X4, with translation MPQTPIFSSMLGSSCSGQVQPDMGERCVDPVYQDGNLVSGSLEALIERLVPTMDYYPDRTYIFTFLLSSRVFIHPHELLAKVGQICIKQKQQLEVGTEAEKAKLKSFAAKIIQLLKEWTETFPYDFQDEKSMKELKEIAHRITQCDEENGTVKKIISQMTQNLLMALSARSQYQEIREKFRQPVTDKGTILKTKPQSTQKDILSVCCDPLILAQQLTYIELERVSNIYPEDLMQIVSHMDSLDNHKCRSDVTKTYNLEAYDNWFNCLSMLVATEICRVVKKKQRTRMVEFFIDVARECFNIGNFNSMMAIISGMNLSPVARLKKTWSKVKTAKFDVLEHHMDPSSNFCNYRTALQGAAQRSQGAHSSREKIVIPVFNLFIKDIYFLHKIHTNRLPNGQINFKKFWEISRQIHDFLTWKQVECPFEKDKKIQTYLLTAPIYSEEALFIASFESEGPENHMEKDSWKTLRTTLLNRA, from the exons ATGCCCCAGACGCCAATATTTTCCAGCATGCTTGGTTCCAGTTGTAGTGGGCAAGTGCAGCCAGACATGGGAGAGAGATGTGTGGACCCTGTTTACCAGGATGGGAACCTTGTTTCTGGATCACTGGAGGCCTTGATAGAGCGCCTGGTGCCCACCATGGACTATTACCCAGAT AGAACTTACATCTTCACTTTCCTACTAAGCTCACGAGTCTTCATTCACCCACACGAGCTCCTGGCTAAAGTGGGGCAGATCTGCAttaaacagaagcagcagctggaagtgggGACTGAGGCAGAAAAG GCAAAACTAAAATCCTTCGCTGCCAAAATCATTCAGCTCCTGAAGGAATGGACTGAAACTTTCCCCTATGATTTCCAAGATGAAAAATCCATGAAAGAGTTGAAGGAGATTGCTCACAGGATCACACAATGTGATGAG GAAAATGGAACAGTGAAAAAGATCATTAGCCAGATGACACAGAATCTCCTGATGGCCCTTTCTGCACGGAGCCAGTACCAGGAAATCAGAGAGAAATTCCGGCAGCCTGTCACTGACAAGGGCACCATCCTCAAAACCAAGCCCCAGTCAACCCAGAAGGACATCCTGAGTGTGTGCTGTGACCCTCTgatcctggcacagcagctgacCTACATCGAGCTG GAAAGGGTGAGCAACATTTATCCAGAGGATCTGATGCAGATTGTCAGCCACATGGACTCCCTGGATAATCACAAG TGCCGAAGTGATGTGACCAAAACCTATAATTTGGAGGCCTATGACAATTGGTTCAATTGTCTCAGCATGCTGGTGGCTACAGAGATTTGTCGG GTTGTAAAGAAAAAGCAGCGTACAAGAATGGTGGAATTTTTCATTGATGTGGCAAGAGAATGCTTCAACATTGGAAACTTCAACTCCATGATGGCTATTATCT CTGGCATGAACCTGAGCCCTGTGGCACGGTTAAAGAAAACCTGGTCCAAGGTCAAAACAGCCAAATTTGATGTTTTAGAG CACCACATGGACCCATCCAGCAACTTCTGCAACTACCGCACGGCGCTGCAGGGCGCGGCGCAGCGCTCGCAGGGCGCCCACAGCAGCCGCGAGAAGATCGTCATCCCCGTCTTCAACCTCTTCATCAAGGACATCTACTTCCTGCACAAGATCCACACCAACCGCCTGCCCAACGGGCAGATCAACTTCAAG AAGTTCTGGGAAATTTCAAGACAGATTCATGATTTCCTGACATGGAAGCAGGTTGAGTGTCCTTttgaaaaagacaagaaaatccAGACCTATCTACTCACAGCACCTATTTATAGTGAAGAAG ctctgttcaTTGCATCCTTTGAAAGTGAAGGTCCAGAAAACCACATGGAAAAAGACAGCTGGAAAACACTCAG gACAACTCTGCTTAATAGAGCCTGA
- the RASGEF1A gene encoding ras-GEF domain-containing family member 1A isoform X1, protein MVTASREPALPARRARAAAPGSGGGTERGPALLADNMVLESQETMPQTPIFSSMLGSSCSGQVQPDMGERCVDPVYQDGNLVSGSLEALIERLVPTMDYYPDRTYIFTFLLSSRVFIHPHELLAKVGQICIKQKQQLEVGTEAEKAKLKSFAAKIIQLLKEWTETFPYDFQDEKSMKELKEIAHRITQCDEENGTVKKIISQMTQNLLMALSARSQYQEIREKFRQPVTDKGTILKTKPQSTQKDILSVCCDPLILAQQLTYIELERVSNIYPEDLMQIVSHMDSLDNHKCRSDVTKTYNLEAYDNWFNCLSMLVATEICRVVKKKQRTRMVEFFIDVARECFNIGNFNSMMAIISGMNLSPVARLKKTWSKVKTAKFDVLEHHMDPSSNFCNYRTALQGAAQRSQGAHSSREKIVIPVFNLFIKDIYFLHKIHTNRLPNGQINFKKFWEISRQIHDFLTWKQVECPFEKDKKIQTYLLTAPIYSEEALFIASFESEGPENHMEKDSWKTLRTTLLNRA, encoded by the exons GAAACTATGCCCCAGACGCCAATATTTTCCAGCATGCTTGGTTCCAGTTGTAGTGGGCAAGTGCAGCCAGACATGGGAGAGAGATGTGTGGACCCTGTTTACCAGGATGGGAACCTTGTTTCTGGATCACTGGAGGCCTTGATAGAGCGCCTGGTGCCCACCATGGACTATTACCCAGAT AGAACTTACATCTTCACTTTCCTACTAAGCTCACGAGTCTTCATTCACCCACACGAGCTCCTGGCTAAAGTGGGGCAGATCTGCAttaaacagaagcagcagctggaagtgggGACTGAGGCAGAAAAG GCAAAACTAAAATCCTTCGCTGCCAAAATCATTCAGCTCCTGAAGGAATGGACTGAAACTTTCCCCTATGATTTCCAAGATGAAAAATCCATGAAAGAGTTGAAGGAGATTGCTCACAGGATCACACAATGTGATGAG GAAAATGGAACAGTGAAAAAGATCATTAGCCAGATGACACAGAATCTCCTGATGGCCCTTTCTGCACGGAGCCAGTACCAGGAAATCAGAGAGAAATTCCGGCAGCCTGTCACTGACAAGGGCACCATCCTCAAAACCAAGCCCCAGTCAACCCAGAAGGACATCCTGAGTGTGTGCTGTGACCCTCTgatcctggcacagcagctgacCTACATCGAGCTG GAAAGGGTGAGCAACATTTATCCAGAGGATCTGATGCAGATTGTCAGCCACATGGACTCCCTGGATAATCACAAG TGCCGAAGTGATGTGACCAAAACCTATAATTTGGAGGCCTATGACAATTGGTTCAATTGTCTCAGCATGCTGGTGGCTACAGAGATTTGTCGG GTTGTAAAGAAAAAGCAGCGTACAAGAATGGTGGAATTTTTCATTGATGTGGCAAGAGAATGCTTCAACATTGGAAACTTCAACTCCATGATGGCTATTATCT CTGGCATGAACCTGAGCCCTGTGGCACGGTTAAAGAAAACCTGGTCCAAGGTCAAAACAGCCAAATTTGATGTTTTAGAG CACCACATGGACCCATCCAGCAACTTCTGCAACTACCGCACGGCGCTGCAGGGCGCGGCGCAGCGCTCGCAGGGCGCCCACAGCAGCCGCGAGAAGATCGTCATCCCCGTCTTCAACCTCTTCATCAAGGACATCTACTTCCTGCACAAGATCCACACCAACCGCCTGCCCAACGGGCAGATCAACTTCAAG AAGTTCTGGGAAATTTCAAGACAGATTCATGATTTCCTGACATGGAAGCAGGTTGAGTGTCCTTttgaaaaagacaagaaaatccAGACCTATCTACTCACAGCACCTATTTATAGTGAAGAAG ctctgttcaTTGCATCCTTTGAAAGTGAAGGTCCAGAAAACCACATGGAAAAAGACAGCTGGAAAACACTCAG gACAACTCTGCTTAATAGAGCCTGA
- the RASGEF1A gene encoding ras-GEF domain-containing family member 1A isoform X3 — translation MRETMPQTPIFSSMLGSSCSGQVQPDMGERCVDPVYQDGNLVSGSLEALIERLVPTMDYYPDRTYIFTFLLSSRVFIHPHELLAKVGQICIKQKQQLEVGTEAEKAKLKSFAAKIIQLLKEWTETFPYDFQDEKSMKELKEIAHRITQCDEENGTVKKIISQMTQNLLMALSARSQYQEIREKFRQPVTDKGTILKTKPQSTQKDILSVCCDPLILAQQLTYIELERVSNIYPEDLMQIVSHMDSLDNHKCRSDVTKTYNLEAYDNWFNCLSMLVATEICRVVKKKQRTRMVEFFIDVARECFNIGNFNSMMAIISGMNLSPVARLKKTWSKVKTAKFDVLEHHMDPSSNFCNYRTALQGAAQRSQGAHSSREKIVIPVFNLFIKDIYFLHKIHTNRLPNGQINFKKFWEISRQIHDFLTWKQVECPFEKDKKIQTYLLTAPIYSEEALFIASFESEGPENHMEKDSWKTLRTTLLNRA, via the exons ATGAGG GAAACTATGCCCCAGACGCCAATATTTTCCAGCATGCTTGGTTCCAGTTGTAGTGGGCAAGTGCAGCCAGACATGGGAGAGAGATGTGTGGACCCTGTTTACCAGGATGGGAACCTTGTTTCTGGATCACTGGAGGCCTTGATAGAGCGCCTGGTGCCCACCATGGACTATTACCCAGAT AGAACTTACATCTTCACTTTCCTACTAAGCTCACGAGTCTTCATTCACCCACACGAGCTCCTGGCTAAAGTGGGGCAGATCTGCAttaaacagaagcagcagctggaagtgggGACTGAGGCAGAAAAG GCAAAACTAAAATCCTTCGCTGCCAAAATCATTCAGCTCCTGAAGGAATGGACTGAAACTTTCCCCTATGATTTCCAAGATGAAAAATCCATGAAAGAGTTGAAGGAGATTGCTCACAGGATCACACAATGTGATGAG GAAAATGGAACAGTGAAAAAGATCATTAGCCAGATGACACAGAATCTCCTGATGGCCCTTTCTGCACGGAGCCAGTACCAGGAAATCAGAGAGAAATTCCGGCAGCCTGTCACTGACAAGGGCACCATCCTCAAAACCAAGCCCCAGTCAACCCAGAAGGACATCCTGAGTGTGTGCTGTGACCCTCTgatcctggcacagcagctgacCTACATCGAGCTG GAAAGGGTGAGCAACATTTATCCAGAGGATCTGATGCAGATTGTCAGCCACATGGACTCCCTGGATAATCACAAG TGCCGAAGTGATGTGACCAAAACCTATAATTTGGAGGCCTATGACAATTGGTTCAATTGTCTCAGCATGCTGGTGGCTACAGAGATTTGTCGG GTTGTAAAGAAAAAGCAGCGTACAAGAATGGTGGAATTTTTCATTGATGTGGCAAGAGAATGCTTCAACATTGGAAACTTCAACTCCATGATGGCTATTATCT CTGGCATGAACCTGAGCCCTGTGGCACGGTTAAAGAAAACCTGGTCCAAGGTCAAAACAGCCAAATTTGATGTTTTAGAG CACCACATGGACCCATCCAGCAACTTCTGCAACTACCGCACGGCGCTGCAGGGCGCGGCGCAGCGCTCGCAGGGCGCCCACAGCAGCCGCGAGAAGATCGTCATCCCCGTCTTCAACCTCTTCATCAAGGACATCTACTTCCTGCACAAGATCCACACCAACCGCCTGCCCAACGGGCAGATCAACTTCAAG AAGTTCTGGGAAATTTCAAGACAGATTCATGATTTCCTGACATGGAAGCAGGTTGAGTGTCCTTttgaaaaagacaagaaaatccAGACCTATCTACTCACAGCACCTATTTATAGTGAAGAAG ctctgttcaTTGCATCCTTTGAAAGTGAAGGTCCAGAAAACCACATGGAAAAAGACAGCTGGAAAACACTCAG gACAACTCTGCTTAATAGAGCCTGA